In Theobroma cacao cultivar B97-61/B2 chromosome 7, Criollo_cocoa_genome_V2, whole genome shotgun sequence, the genomic window AGTGGGACATTGTAATTTGCGTtgaaaaatggtgatttgTAAAAAGTAcgagaggagagagagattattaaaaaagagatatttcttgaaaaattaatgtattttaaaaaaagatcagagttttcttttaagtttttttttttaaattttgctttttttaaaaaaaactatttttaaaaaattatatttgacttaacttttatttttaaaaaataaataaattaaaaaataaccaaGGTAAAGAAGCACTGAGTTTACTTCAACTTTAATGTATCTTATAGAGACACATTCGGTAAAGAATTGGGTAAATACCATTGTCAGTTTTATGAGGATCAGGTCCGTtttgagtataaacccaaaacATTTTTGAGAATTTTGGTTTATCTTTCGGTTCATAGTTGGGCTTGGCCTTGTTATGATAGTCTTTAGCTTAATCTGTTTTTGTTCATGTATTACTTGTTgcactattattattattattattattattattaaattttaattaacaaaagaTAAATATCAACAAGTGCCTTAGGAATGTTTATAAACTATTActtttaaaatgttaaaaattgcTTGTCAATATTGTGACGgattaaaacttaaacttaatttcatataactttaaattatgaaaataaaatttaaataaatctataaattatgagtttatattttaactcaaaaaatatatttataattggtAGAAGatctatatttatattttcaaaactcatatcattttttatagaTATGTGATGTTAtgatcatttttaatattttaattaaactcatttaaatgaagtttaagaattaaaaatgcttaaataaaactaagtttaaaaaccaaaatttttcatatttaatgtAAGTTCTATCAAATACATTATTTAGATTATtgttttagttaattatttatatatatatatatatatatatgaaaaattaaaataattttaacgaGTTTAATATAGTATTACATAGTATTCTTTTTGGGCCGAAAGTTAGATAATACATTATTTTAGactattgttttaattttaaacgGAAAACGAACAAAACGACCATGGCTGCCGCCAGCGTTGCTTTTCCATGGCTTCTCAGAAGAGCATTTCAAGCGTTGGCTTTCTGTCAACCTCTTCACATCAACAGAAACCTTTCTTTCTATGGAAACTGTTGCTCCTTTCCGGTTCAAACTCCACTGAGAAGTTCAGGTTTTGAAATGGATTCATATATCTACTTGGCTTTTGTTTTGTCGTTGATTTTCGTTTATGAGTTTTACTTAATTTGGATTGGTTTGgctgtaaaattttttataaatagaGATACCCATTGAGCTAAAGTAGAAGAATTTACGGTTTTCATTTGTTTGTTTAGTTATCTTGTGTAATTAGAGATACCCATTAAGCTAAAGCAGAagaatttacattttttctGGTTATTTTTGTAGTAATCTTGGTGTAATTAGAGACACCAATTAAGCTAAATTAGAAGAATATGATGAGCACACATCTATAAAAGAAAGGGGGAAGGAACTGAAGCTAGGAAAAATAACAATGTTGTCGCTCAAATGAATATGTAAGTCAGTTGTATTACTcttctaagaaaataaatgtttCCTTTCTTTAAAGTATACCAATTAGTGCTGAAACACTAGCCATGGTTTCAAGGGAAGAATGCCTGGCTGTGAGCCTCAGCCAGATACCAAAATGTATTCCCTTTTGTACCATCAAGCGTGGGGATTTCTGCACACCTACTAGGTTAAGAGTGCATTGGCCACAAGCCTACTTTAACTGTTTGTTATTATGCCAAGAACTACTTTGTACACAAGGCAGcttatagtaatttttttcttataatttacCTACTTATCTGGAAGTTATTGTATATTAAACATTTGCAATATCTGATGTTGACCATGGCTGTTGAACCTGTTCTTCTATCATTGGTAGTCAGCCGTAGGATTAACTCATGCAAGACCTGGCTTTACTATTGTTTTCTGTTATCTCTACACTATGTGCATGCTTCAATAAGTGGGATGTTAGCATATATGagagaaatttgattttgtgtCTGATTACAtcctatttaaaattttgataaatgcATATTCAGGGTTATGTCACGTTGCCCAAGTTATAAAGGGGGATAATGATGTTTTACTTAAAGGAGTGGGTGATAAAAGTGCTATCGAAGAAGTGAAACATATTCTTGAAATGGTATTTTCATTACCCTTTTGACATATCTGCCTTTAGTAcctactttttcttttttggtccTTGCCTTTAGTTCCTACTCAGAACCATCTGATTCTCTAAACAATTTTCTTTGGGGAGGTCAGAAGTTAAACAgctttgaagaaattaaaatatgatgTCCATCTATATTTAGTAGAAAATGTTAATAGTTTCTGTCTGTTTACCCTCTCATCTCTTTGGATCTCATCAATGCTCTTTTAGGCTAGACGGGCAGCAACAAGAAGAGAGGTCCTCCATACAGATTTTCTCACCCCACCAGTAATAAAGGAGTCAATGCTAGTTTTGGGAAAACTGGCTGATGTCAAAGCTGTTGCTCAGGGAGGATACCCTCAGGTTGACTAAATGAGATTCAGTTTACTTTGCCTTGATTGATTTCTTTGGTTATAAAAATTGTTGAATCTTCTTGATCCTTTAGGCTGAGCGTTGTCGCATTTCTATTGGACATTCAGAAGTATTGACCAGTGATCCTGATGTAGTTGCAGCATTAAAGTGAGTCAGATTCTTCCTCATCAAAAACTGATGAATGCTGGACAGTATTTAAAACCCTGAATCAAAATTTCTGCatatttagttttttctttctcagtATCACAGGAAACTTCGGCTTTCAACCTTGTTCTCATGGTGACTTCCTCGGTGCAATTCTTGGTACAGGTATTGCTAGAGAGAAGCTTGGGGATATTATCTTGCAGGTATCTTCTATTTTAGATATTCATATGGGGACTGGCTATGAAGAGCACCAGTGTAATTTCTTGCATTAAGATCCTTTATAACTTGATTCAAAGTACCTACTGGCTACTTAACTACCATATTAACAGAGAAGCTTTCTCTGCATTTAATATTGCATCCTGtcaaattttctctctttcttttgttttttttatatttggatGATTCAATAACCTTTACTTGTCAAAGTGTAATTTAGCataccattttctttttaaccaGGCTAATCTATCTTAATTGTTATCTAGGGAGAAAAGGGAGCTCATATTCTGATTGTTCCAGAACTTGTTGACTTTCTTATGTCAACCCTGGACAAGGTGAATATTTTCCCTCAGATTCATTTAATGTCTGTTGACACGACCTTTCTCAATGACTGTgattattttaaatcttttcaCTCTGTAGGATACTTTGTAATGAACATTATTGCTGGCATTGTATTATATAATCGATCTtgtattgaaatttttattctgGAACACTGATAGTATCACGTTGAAAATCAATATATCTTCTGTCACCATAGTCTGATACTTTTGTGGTAAATTAGGCTGTTGTTTTATTAACACTTGAATATAGTCATTATTCCTAATGGCATGAGATAATCTTGCTAAGTGGAGCAGGATATTATTTTCGTAAACATGGTTCACGTGCTGTCATTAACATTGTCCTTAATACTCTGATATATTACTCTACCGGCTCTTTTCATGATGTATATATCTTTTGCAGGTCGGCAATGTATCAGTATCATGTATGCAGATACCTCTGCTTGCTCTTGAATATGAGCCACCAAGGTGCAAACCACCCATAGTTGTCGTCATTTTTGTCTCCCATATGTGGCACTTATCATTTGTATTCAGCAATGAGTTCATGTTGCCTTTGCAGGACACAGTCATTCAAAACCGTAGAAGCATCACTACGGGTTGATGCTCTAGCTAGTGCAGGGTTTAAGATTTCAAGGTCTAAACTAGTTAATTTGATCAGGTACACTTTTTGTGCTGCTTAAAGAGAAACTATCTactgatattatttttactattttgttttatttaattctttgCTATATGTTCAAACAGCCTCCTGTACTTTCAATTATGCTGCATGGTGCTAACATTCCTTTTTGCATTCTCCTTTTTCCTCAATGGATCTGTCTTTGTGGAATAATTGGACCAACTGTATCTGGTCACACCTAGCACTTAAACATAGCCTCTAGCGTGTTGGTATAGTATCATCATCTTTAGTTATCATATGACCAAACCATTTTCGTCAGCTTTCCTGAAAAGTGGCACCTCATAATCATCTTTGAGGTTAAATATCTTAGCCAAACTCTAGAGGATAATTTGCAGATTTGACACAACCACAGGTTTAAATCTTGTCTTTTGGTTTTGCTTAACTAGACTATTTTGAAGAGACTATATCTACCATCTAGTGCTGCCTCTAAAATGTCATCTTTTTACTTTGTAATATTTTCAATTGGGTTAGGAATGGCAATTTGAATTGCATTATGgcattttgaaattattacaGTTTAATTGTAATCATTGGAAATTTCAACTTGGAAAAGACAACAACCTACTACTCCAAAATTGTATAGTATAGTTTTTCGATTCAAATCAATACAGATTCAATCTAGTAGGAGAATCAAAGTGAAGATTTGActtgtaaaaggttttgattTTCCATTGAAATTTTGGTGAAAATCTATGGATGACCACTCAAATGTTGTCTGTTTGTTTTAGTAATGGAGATGTGCGTGTGAATTGGACAAGTGTTACAAAAAATGGAACAATTCTCAAGACTGGAGACATTGTCTCAGTTAGCGGGAAAGGAAGATTAAAGGTGAGCTATCGATTCGATCAAATCGTGCTGTCCAGTACAAGGTCCTCTACATTTTAGTTTAGCCTTCTCACGTTTAGATTTTCTTTGTCCAGATAGGAGAAATAAACACTACAAGGAAGGGAAAGTTTGCCGTTGAACTCATTCGGTATCTGTAGGCTACATAGGAAGGAATTTTATTTTCCATAAGCTGgagaattttcaaatattgGAAGCCAAAGGGAGATATTTTTAAAggtgaaagaaaaagggatGAATAGTTGCAAGCTTCCATGCCAATATTTGGGTAATGACAAAGGTATTCCCCAGTAATGCTTATACATAATAGCTTATTCTCTTTCGATAGTTAAATTAGGGGTATAAGGATTTGAACTTGAGACCTTTTTGTTGTTTGAGCTAAGATGTGGCTACCATTATTAGTAGTGCATCGACtcatctatttttttcttcaaaattcttctaaAAGATTATGCTTTTCTTCAAGATTGATGATAATTGCATAATGCTGGCCCTTGTCATTGTATAATAGTATGAAATTACTAATGATTTTAACTGACCGGCAACAGTAGTATATTTGTTGACACTAGGCAGCTTGACTCTAAACATAGAGAAAGCATAGAAACAGCAAAGAATTACAAACCAATACTCCATTAGAACCACAATCCCACTTCCCTTGAGTTGGGAAGAGTAAATTTGATGGTACTGCTAAGTGCTAACCGttccttcttccttttctGATGCTATTAATTCCTCCATTTGGTCAAAACCCCAAACAATGATTTGTTCCAAATTGCCCAGATCTTGCATTTAGTCTACCATTTTTTTCTCTACTCCAGAAACATTCCTAATCATCTGAGCAGCTGTCCATAGGTGAGTCAAcacaaaaggaaaacaaacgTAATAAAAACCTCATAAATGTTGGTAGACATGTATAAAACACTGAATAAAGTAGTTCACAACCTTACTTCGACTCAAATCATACAACAAAGCTTAGTCCCTTGTTTCGATGGTAGAAAACCAACTCTCTGTTTTTTGAGACTGAAATGGAGTTTAACAATCACAATTTGGAAGAGTTCAACAAACACACActaattggtgaagaaaatgGGGATGAATTGAATCTAAAATTACAAAGCATAGAAAATCAGAAATCAAGATGATTGAATTGCGATTTTACTTCAGCATTGGGGCCTGGCAGTAACCTTCTTTCCCATAGTATGTATCTAGCGTAAGAGTGAAACCATATAACAGTAGTCACATAAGTTCATCAAACAGCTTTCCATTGCGTTTTCCTTGCATTCCGGAACTTAAGCAAAGGTAGAAGAACATTCCTAGCATTGGGATGGTCCCACTCCATTGATTCCCAGCATTCCTCTGGATCTATGCAGATTTCTTTGAGACGAGGAGGAGGAGATGGTTGACTATTGTCAAGCTCAAGCAGGGGAAGATGTAGAGGTATCCTCTCGAGCTTTGGACAATTCCATATCTCAATTTGTTGGAGAGAATCACAAACCATTACTTCCTTTGTTTTACAAATGCTCTTCAATTCTGGCAGATGAACCAATTTCAGTATCTTTAAATTGGGAAGAGTAAACATGACCACGTTATCGGTACTCATTCCTTCTATCTCTGATGCTATTATTTCCTCCATTCCTATACAACTCCGAACTTCAATCTCTTCCAAGTTGTGGAAAACCCACTTTGCTGACAACcaattcttcaattttccacACCAAACTGAATGAATTTCTTTAAGAGAGGAGAAGGTGCCAGGCGTTGATAGTACCGACTCTCCAACTATGGCTTCCAAATTCCTCAACGACCTCATATGAAGAACCTCAAGTGTTTGGAGTGATGCACACCATGAGGAGAAAATGGACTCCAACCCATTGCAGCTATCAATAATTGTACATTCTTTCAAATCAGTTACATCTTTTAATCCTAAAATACCGTTTAAACTTGATCTCCCACCTTTACACTTACGTAGTTGTAGTTGCTGGATGTCAGATGGAAGTACGATTGGATCTTCAGTATTCATGATAAAACCCTTAAATGTAACCATTTTACTATAATCTCTGCGAATGATATGTAAAACAGGTTTGACACTGAAATTCCTCCAGTGACCAAGGAATCCATTACTCACCCAAATACAATACTTGTTAGGCCTTTAGGCTCAAGTCATGCACGTCAGGGAAGCAACCTTCAAAAACTTCCAGCTTGTCCAATGTCTTCACCTCTTCCACTCTTAATAATGTTGGACGCATCGTCAGGTGCTGAAGACGATGCAGCTTTAACAATATTCCGTCGGGGATCTGTACGAATCCCATGTTAAATTCGAGATTGAGATATCTAAGGTTCATCAACATTTCCAAACCTTGAGGGATTTTCTTGATCTTTGTTTCTCTAAGATCCAATTTCTTCAGAGCTTGAAGCTTTGATAGAGTCGGCACATTCTTTAATTCGTAGCATTGACAAAACAACAATGCTGTGAGATTCTCTAATTTGGAGATAGAATTGGGCAAATTTTGAATAGAATTCGAAGAAAGGTCAAGAATTTTAAGATTAGGCATGTGTTCAAAGAAAGATTCTGGAATTTCTATCAAGGAATTGTTTGAGAGCAACAAAGTTGTGAGCTTCCAACATCTTGGAGATTGTATATTTTGAGGAATTTTTAACGTGGCATTAATCATCAAGGAAACCTTCTCAAAATCTTCACCCCATTCTTTCGTATCAGGTAGCTCTTCCAATTCTTTACCGGCTTTtacaaaaaatctttttcttgtgATATGTAAAGCCATATCTCGGACAACATCATGCATCTTTATGTGTGTACCCTTTGTAACCCTTTCTAACAAAcagttttcttcaagcttccgtAAAATAGAATGACCGCTACCCTGCATTGCTTGTCTAGTCTCCATTTCATCTACAAGTCCTTGTTCCATCCAATATTCAACtatctcttctttttcaatttcataatcttcaGGATATAATGCACAAGATAGAAAGCAATCCTGGTCTTTTTGTTCCAAACGATCATAGCTGAATTTTAAACACGCAAACACCTTATCTTCCATATCCTTGATGTTTCTTATATAACCTCTCAGTTCATTCAAAGTATTTTGCCACACAAGAGGATCAGATATTCCCCTCATACAACCAGCTACCGTGACAATTACAAGAGGGAGACCATCACATTCGCGGACAACGAGTTTCATAATGGATTCTAAAGTTTGATTAGACAACATGTCTTGTCCGACTAATTTGTTCAAGAATAATTTCATGGACTCATCCGTAGAAAGACAGGACACTTGGACTTTCTTACAAGCCATTGACCGAACAACCTCTTCTGAGTGTGTTGTCTATACTAACTTGCATCCATTATCTCTAGTTGGCTCAAGGATTCCAACATCCTCGAGAGAGAAGCTGCTCCATACATCATCCAATATTAGCACATAGCTGCCTTGTTCTCCAACATTTCAGATAACAATGCTGCACGTATGGTAGTATCCTCATCATCTGacaagtttttcttcaattgacttgcaattttgttttgtagcCTTCGAACATCAAAGTCTTGGGTTACAGTTACGTAAATCAATTTGCCAAACTTAGTTTCTTTCAACAACCTATTATGAACATGCTTCATTATGGTTGTTTTCCCGATTCCTCCTATCCCACAGACTCCAATCATTCTAACTTCATCCCCCATCAAATACTTATAAATTTCCTCTGTTGCATGAGTTTCACCTGCTAATTCTGGTGTTGGTAGTTTAACAGCTATGGTAGAGGGGTCATTAACCAAAAGGCTCCCAGAGAAATGACATTCAGCAGATACTTCCTTCAATGCTTGAGTCGTTTCGTCAACAAGCTTCCCTAAGCAAGATCGAAAGAGATATTTCCCTTTACTGACTTTATCTTCAACACGTTGAGCTTGATCAAGCTTCTCCTCAACTTTCTTGAACCAACTTTCAACTTCCTGCTTTGGCTTTTTCCCAAAACGATGCTCGTCTTGCAATTGTTGATGAATATCTGCCTTGCGGTCATGCAAATCTGCTTGAGCTTGTTTGAAACCATCCACGTATTCACTGAATTTTCTGTGGTATTTTAGATACTTTGTAGCTGGTTGACCAATGAACTTAATAACCTCAATGATTGGTCCAATCAAGTCCAATCAAGTCACGGTTGATCAGGAAACGTCCTTGCTAAAAGAGATTCAtatgaagaaagaaagcaatatttttaaggTTAGAGTTCATATTCAATCACAATTGCTCATTACTTCACTACATTCTtgttatatataaagaaatttCCTGACAAGGAATCAACTAAGCAGGGTACTCACAGTTTATGAGAATCAaaggaggaagaaaagagCTTGTTACAGCAGGCTGATACTTCCTGAATGATGTTGGCCAGACCAGAGACAAAAAAGGGTAGTGAATTGAAGAAAGGCTGAGATCAGAACCAGAAATTAATGTTCCTTGGCAAAAGTgatggaaaaaagaagaaataaaaaggtaGGAGGGGGAGCCAATGAAACTGTTCTGGAAATAGCAGAGAAATAATGAAGCCTTTTTCTGATTTCATCTTTCTTTAGTCACTTTCTTGGCATCAATTTTGACTCTGTATGGTGTATTTATTTTTGCTAATTAATGTCTATTATTTGCTTTACTTGCTAAAGGTATTACAAagtaaaattatgatttgttaaTATTGAAcaagtaaataaaatatcttaaagaATTAGTAGCTGATCGTTAATGAATGTTGGAATGAGTAGCTTAAGAGGTTTACATAAGCATTTTCTTGTTATCAAGAGCAGGATGATGATACTAATAATGatgaataaaaacaaattgattATGCTGATAATGGTGATTATAAGAGCAGTATATGTCTACTACTTTGTCAGTTTTTGTTCAATTCATATCTGCATTATTGTGAAACACAAGACAAAAAGCAATAATAGAGGAGAGCAAGACAAATGGCCCCTTATCCACTCCTACCTTGTGATGATTCAGACCAAATTCAGATAGTTTCAAAGTAGACAGTGTCACAGAAATCAAGTCGTAGCAAAGCTGTAAGGCATCCATCTGAAAGTCTCACTAGTAATTGAAAAAATACAAGATCAGAGAAAATgcaaagaaaggaagaagcaGGTACCTAATAAGATCACCATTTTCACTTTTTACAATCATTATGGAAGACAAAGAAAGCCTCCAGCCCGGTTGAGACTTGTTGAGCCTGGACAGCCATAGTTTTGTCAGCAGAGAAATGGCTTTATATGGCGTATGTATGACTAAATTGTGACAGTGTAATAAACTTcttatttggttttaaagcAGTGCAGGGGCAACTAGGCAACTATAGTATACCATAAATTGAATGTAACTGAAACCTTGTACAATGGAAGAAGAAAGGTAAAGAACAAGCACTGATATGATCATGAACAACATGCATCAATCCAAAAAATTATACAACAACATATAACTCTACTTTTAAGCTAAAAGTCCATGACCCTTATGAGGGTTCAAAGAGATCTTAACAAGAActaactgaaaaaaaaaaatgaaaactgaGAGGATCTGCTTCTATGATGTATTTGTTCTTCCATTTGACAATTGAAGAACAAATCTACACATTTATACACTCGAAACTAAGTCATACGATTCAAGATTTTCCTTTCTACAAAGACTAGAGTACTCCCGAGGAACATCAAATGTCAATTCAAAGGATTCTAAACTGCTTGTATAAGTATCTGTTCTTTTCTAGCTTAAAGTTTAGCCAAAATTGTACTACAGAAGGATCATCTCTTGACTTCTTTTCCTTCTGCAAACTGGTAAGTTACTGAAGGATAAAGAAACAACCAAATAATAAGTCCTGTGGAAAGCTATGAACACCAACAACTAAGAATCATTTGCTTGTTGCTAGACCAGTTCATGCATCTCCAATGTCAGAGCTGTTACAGGCTTGATTAGGAAAGACAAAGTTCCCAAAATGTCCATCCAAACTCATCTGCTGGGCCTAGAATTCCTGAGGGGAGAGGATCTTTGCTGCATCAGACAGAGCAGACAAACTCCCTGAAATGGACCAGACATTAAAACTGTCAAGAAAAGGactaaataaaatgaaaatcacaGGATCAAGCAAATCCTGAAtgtttactatatatatatacacacatacaTATAAATGGCTCAGATTTTGTTCACTGCAGCAAACAACGAAAACAAGAGATGGGAAGAGCTctagaagagaaaaggaaTAAAAGGGCTTGCTCCTACTGGCAGAACATCGTTCTTATGATCCACAAAGACTAGTTTCCAGCCTATTCTCCCTTGGTGTTCCAGCTGCCCCTTTATGCCAAACCTACGAGCCGTATCTTGTTTGAGCTCATCATAACCTGAGTAACGGGTTACATCTATTGATCTCTTAGCAGCTCCACGTTTGTGCATCTTGaaaaggtaaatatataaattagaaCCCTTGACCactgaaatgaaatgaaaaaggatttGCTGTGTGTGCATGAGGGGTGAGTGCGCACACTTACTTTTGTGGATTAGGATTGAAAGAGGTAGAGAGTCTAACTCAAAGGGATTGTTGTCTAGATTTCCTGGAGAGGAGGAGGTGATGGTTTTCTGTTGTCAAGCTCGAGTAGGGGATGATACAGAGGAATCCACTTTAGCTTTGACAAACCTATGTGAATGTGTTAAGAGAGAATCACAAACCATTACTCCAATTTCACTAAAAAAGCTCTTCAATTCTGATATATTAGCTAATGCCAATTTCATTAGTTTGGGGAGAGTAAATTTAATGGCATTTTGTCACAATACATAACAGTAATCTCTTCCATGTAGTGCAGAACCCACTAAGCTGAGAATAAGTTCCACAATCCCATAGAACAACCAGGCAAGACTTAAAAAacgtttcaaaaaaaaaaaaaaaaaaacaaacttaGAACAGGACAATGCATCCAAGGAAAAAGGATCACATCTCTGATTCTTAGTTCTAGCTAAAATAtggtattttctttttcatgaaaTAGGAAACAATTTAAACAAGATAAAAGAATCTCAAATATGCAAATACAAGAAGAAAGGAACTCTATGTTACGAGTCTTAACTCTAAGttgaacaaataaaaattcatgtgtTACAGAGTAGCAAAATCAGTTTGAAAAGTGGAGACAGACTATTGCATGTTTCAAGGAAGGAATACCATTTATGCTTCTCACATTGTGgcagaaattgaatatttatacTACACATACCCCTGCACACATATAGAATGAAAGAGTCaccaaaagggaaaaaaaaaaactaaatgaaggtttatgattaaattatgaagaaaagaaagattatAAACAATACTTAGGGTTTTGGTGTGGCATTTCATCCAGCAACTTTTTCTCTACATCAGAAACATTGCCATAAATTATGTGCATGGCTTCTACATTCCTAATCACTCGAGCAGCTGTCCATGGGTGAGTCGATACAAGAGCAAAACAAGGATAATAAAAACGTTCTAGTGTTGATAGACATGTATTAATCACTGAATAATGTAGTTCACAACCTTACTTCAAATTAAATCATACAATAAAGCTTAGTCTCTTGTTTTGATGGTAGAAAACCAACACCCTTTTTTTGAGAGTGTGAAATAGAGCTTATCAATCACAATTTGGAAGAGTTCAACTAACAAACACTAATTggtgaagaagaaagggatGAATTGAATCTAGAATTACAAAGCATAAAACATCAGAAATCAAGATGTTTGAATTGCGGTTTTACTTCAGCATTTGGGCCTGATTGGAACCTTCTTTCCCATTGTGTGCACCTAGCGAAAGAGTGAAACAAAATAAGAGTAGTTATATTAGTATATGTTACAAACACAGAAactgaaatgaaaagaaaataatatgaaaCTAGATTTTGCATTTGTATGATAAAAAAAGGACTCACATTATGCTTTTAAAGCAGTTCATCAATTAGCTTGCTTCCATCCAGGAATGCTGACATCCCAGAACTTGAGCAAAGGTAGAAGGACATTCTTAGCGTTGGGATGGTCCCACTCCACTGATTCCCACCATTCCTTTGGATATACAAGAATTTCTTCAAGAGAAGGAGGAGAAGATGGTTGACTATTGTCAAGCTCAAGCAGGGGAAGATACAGAGGGATCCGTTTTAGCTTTGGGCAATTCAATATCTTAATCTGTTGGAGAGAATCACAAATCATTACTTCATTTGTTCTGCAAATGCTCTTCAATTCTGGCAGATCACTCAATTTCAATATCTTTAATTTGGGAAGAGTAAACATGACATTGTTATCTGTACTCATTCCTTCTTTCTCCGATGCCATTATTTCCTCCATTTCTTCACAGTTCTCAACATGAATCTCTTCCAAGTTGTGGAGATTCTGGGGAACCCACTTTGCTGAaaacaaattctttaattttgcaCACTCTGATacaaaaattactttaagatTGGAAAAGGTGCCAGGCTCTGGTGGTATTGACTCCCCAacaatgattttcaaattccacAAATATGCTAGTGAGAGAATCTCAATCGTCCGGAGTGATGCACATCGTGAGGAAAATATGGACTCCAACCCATTGCAATCATCAATTGTACATTTCTTCAAATCAGTTACACCTTCTGATCCAACAATATCGCTAAAACTTGCTCCGTTGCGTTCACATGCTGTTAGATGTAGTCCTTGAATATCAGATGGAAGTATAAttgaattttcaattttcatattGGAACCGCTAATCGTAACAGATTTACTACCAAAATCAATATCCGTCAAGTT contains:
- the LOC18593994 gene encoding putative RNA-binding protein YlmH, producing the protein MAAASVAFPWLLRRAFQALAFCQPLHINRNLSFYGNCCSFPVQTPLRSSGLCHVAQVIKGDNDVLLKGVGDKSAIEEVKHILEMARRAATRREVLHTDFLTPPVIKESMLVLGKLADVKAVAQGGYPQAERCRISIGHSEVLTSDPDVVAALNITGNFGFQPCSHGDFLGAILGTGIAREKLGDIILQGEKGAHILIVPELVDFLMSTLDKVGNVSVSCMQIPLLALEYEPPRTQSFKTVEASLRVDALASAGFKISRSKLVNLISNGDVRVNWTSVTKNGTILKTGDIVSVSGKGRLKIGEINTTRKGKFAVELIRYL